Part of the Antechinus flavipes isolate AdamAnt ecotype Samford, QLD, Australia chromosome 2, AdamAnt_v2, whole genome shotgun sequence genome is shown below.
CCTTTAAAATAATCATCTTATTTTAGGCCAAACTTTTGCATAAAAAactgaataagagaaaaaagaaaaaaatggaaaaggttaagaaattatagtataaaggaaagaaaacttaGAATTAGTTAGAAAACCTGGGTGTCTTTTATAAAGCTGTATGCTGTCAACTAATTATATATAGCATGTTACAAAACTTTAATGCTTGTTAAATGTTAAACATTTATGTAATATGTACTTCAATTTCCATATCTCTAAAATGAATCCTTATTCATAATTAgtattgatgtttttattttatgaaatgtaAAACTATGGTATGCTGTACACTAATCTTTGGGGATTTAGTGAAATGAGACTTATTACAATATCAAGGAAATaagttgttttaaaataagatatacatatatatatatatttgtaattctcAATGAAATGAAATGGCAATACTAtcttgaataataacaataaacttCTTTGGGAACCATGTTAAGAAATTccactagattttttttaagccatAGCAAACCACCTAATCtttctcaaggcaaaaaaaaagcatacatttcttctaaatttttagTACCGATTCTGCTTGACAGGTCTTTCTATCCATCAGAGCTCAAACACagaaaacagataatgaaacatttttcaaCAGAATCcctattgagagagagagagagagagagaatgaatgagagagcgagtgagacagagacagagacaaagagaaagagagagagacagagagagagacagaaacagagatatggGGTAAGGTGACAGGAAGGTAGTGAAAAGAGAATAAAGCCAAGTTTTTGAAATCAGTCAATTATCTCTAAGAATATGATGCAATGAATCCATAGTTACATAGCAAAATCTCAGCATTGCTTTTCCAAACAAAATTTCTGCAAATctctacaaataaatattttcatgtttttcaacCTCTGATACTTCCCTTAAAAATACAGAATGAATGCATATATTCCTTGACATATATAGACTAGtataggaatatatataatactatatattcaCACTATATGTGAATCAGGTATTCTGAATTCTACTTCTGGCTTTAAACTTGATAGTGCTATGATTTTATATAAATCACCACATGAGCAACAGTTACTCACTTGGAGTCTTAAAGGATATTACAAGAATTAAGAAACATTCTTACAATATAAAAACCTTCTAAGGATGGCTACTCATCCAAATATCAAAGCAATATGAAGTTTAACTTGAGATATAAGGTAGTTGCTTTCAAAATGTAACCTATATTAGTCTGCTCCTGCTCTTAAAGCATGTGGCACAGGTTGgtcttttaaaacattattatctACAATATAATAATCTTACTTTAAGACAGAAAATTCTAAAATGAGTAAATAAGGATACCCATCACTATATCTCATCAAAAAGATTAACATTCATTCCTTAAATTTTaccaactttttaaaagtataagaaaatacATGAAAGATTTGTTGTCCCACTGTAATTGCAAAGTATAGAAGAACCACTGTAATGAGGAGCAAAAGTACAGCCACAAAAAGAGACTATAAACAAAAGTCACAaatcaagtgaaataaataaggagcaaagcaaaagtatttaaaataattaaacatcTGGGGGGTTTTATTCCTTCATTTACTTTACTTTTCAAAACACCATACTCCCCTCCAAGATTAAGCTTACCTAGAAGATGGCATCATGTTTGTAGTCCTGAAGTTTGTTGTAAACGGGTTAGTAGAATCATAATCAAAATAATCCGGGCGATTTTCACCAAATGCATTAGGTGATTTCAAGTCACAAGAGCTGTCTGATCCCCCATTGCTAAGTTTGTCAGACCTCCTGCTATCCTTTTTCCCAGTCACTCTTTCAAAAAGACtaactttctctcttttctctcttttattttcttttttgacttcaactggttttgaaaataaattcataCCACTGTCCCAAGATTCACTGCTTTcttcaaatggatttttttttcttggcagtgtTGCAAATTTTTGGGGTAATGAAGCAGTCACATTTGTAAATGGGTCATTTTGTGTTCCAAAAGACGATTCACCTTCATCAACTATGCTGTCAGGTTGGTTGATTTTAGAAGTATCAGCACTTAATGTTCTTCTATGTGGAGATTTGAGACTTCCTGCAAACAATTTTGTAGTTAATACATAGCCAGTGAGACATTACATCATACTATTTGACACATTCAGTGTGCACGCTGGTTCTGTTTTTAGAAGTTGAGTAATTAGTTATTTCCAAGATATTAACCTTAAAAATAATCttgtaaaataattcattttaagacGCCACTGTATAATGGTACAAAGGTTCTAAGCAAATGACACTTACAGCATTACTAAACATGTGCCTAATAAGCTCTTCACTTCAGACAAAGCATGATATAAACAAACTAGTGTCAGTGTATCTTCTTGGTATGAGAAAGCTATAAAGTATTTCAAGgatttgtgtgtttttttaaatcatttactaTTAAACTCATTTTTAATATGCAGGATTTATTTTCAAAGACATTTTTGACCCCAGAAAGTATGTATTTTGTAACACAATTTATACAGAATTAAATGTTATAAAGTCTTCAATatgaaaaaatagcaataaaagagaattagaccataaaaggaagttttaaaactgaagaattcatgctgaaaatttgctataaatagaaatgaatttatATTACTTACTAATAAAAGGATTgagaactcattttaaaaaaaactaaaagaaaaaaaaagcattttccaaCTTAAAAAACTATATGTAAGAAAATCAAAGGGTGGTTTAAACTTCTATCAAAATATCTAGTAAAACATTTCACTTACCACTTTCCTCAACAGATTCAAATGACTCTAATTGGCGCCTGAAAAGATGTGTATGACCAATTGTGGTAGTCTTCAATTTCTCTGAAGAAACATGTGATGCAGTTAAATCAGACATTGAATGAGCTGAAGAAAGTCGCTGAGGTCCcaaaagaaaaggcttttttgGTCTGGATTTCATCTGTATTTCACTACTTGAAAGTTCAGTGTTAGCATCAGGCATGTGAGTACTTGGAATGATTGCTGAAGATGTATCAGAAAACGTCCCATCATTCTTTCtacctttcattttatcttttagttTTGCAAAAGGAGATCTTGTTTTGTCCTTCATGGATAGATCAAACATACTGGCTGTCATATTGTTCCTCATAAATTGAATGTTGACCTTTATTTGTCCTCTGTCTTTGGCTCTTTTCCCTTGTTTGGATTCTAATCTAAACCACcttaaaaaagaagggaaaaaaatgggctGCATCAGACATTCAGCTATGTTCATTAGATTTATTATTTGCACAGTATCACCAAATACTCAAAAAAATTTCCAACCAAGGTATCTTTGAACCCTTAGATTGATGTAACAAAATGCTGACAAGACTACAAAACATAACTTACAAagtttgtatattttaaatttcctttaaataGAACTTTTTGCACTACCCATCACCTACTCTGCCCCAACTCAAATGTAACTAGCCATAGGTCTACAAGTTTCTTCTGATATTTTAAAGTGCAGTACCTTCCCTTAATTtcttaaatcaaaaagaaaaaaaaaattatgggagaATAGCAACTATTTCCAAAATAAACACATGCATCCAGCCAATCTATATTAAAACATTCCAatataagaatattataaaaggatttaaaaattaaagataaaacatAACAAGGTGTACTTTCATTAGACAGAAAAccttaaaatttcatatataaatgatttttttttcataatttgacATTTCAAGACCATTTAAGAATGGAATAACAGTGTTTATCCAATTTAGTAATCCTGTACATTTCTAGGTTTATCCATTTTCAAAGAGGTTATACAACTAATGCTGTGCTATGAAATGAAGCTAGTTGAATAGGCTTGAAAACAGAAGTGTCAGTATACCTTTTTAAGTGACcttttcttatatgattttaaaattactcACCTTTAAAATTCTTATCAGTAATAGCTAACATGTTTCCATATGTGATAAGTGTTGCTAATGGCCTAAGTAAATTTTCTTGACATTGAAATATACTGAAGGAGAGAATCTGAAAGCATTCaccaataaaaattctttttgagttagGCAATTTACAATGACAAATAATGatcaaattctttgaaaaatgattCTCCCAAAGTCTTTCAACGCTCTAAATACTACTTGGGTACAATCAGTACATTTAACTTACCCTAATGAgaaataatttgataactttaaaGAACATTGGGGACATAATGCATCTTATTTATACTACATTTTATATTAGATTCCGAAATAGAAACTAATATAGATCTCTCTTCATAttctctgtgatctcatcaattccatgaGTACAATTATTACAGCTACATAGATGATGTCCAAATCTACATAAGATGGGACCACACATAAAAATCTGGACATGGAATCagtaaaacctgaattcaaatctgatctgaaACTATACCTCAGCTTCCTCAGGAGTAAAAagcagataataatagcatctatcttacaATGTTATAAACTTAACAGATATGTCAAGtacttaaaaatcttaaaaatgctaattattgtcTCACATTATCACCTACCTGCTAGACATCTTCACCTGAATGTCACATAGGTGATTCAAACTCAAACATGTCCAAAatgggtttttggttttgtttttgataatctTTTCCCTCTCAACCCATCTCTTCatctaacttccctatttcttgtGGATAGTATCACCATCATATAATTTACTTAGGATTACCATCTTGGAGCCAACTTTAATTAATCTCAAATCTCCCTTATCTCCTACCCAATCAAATAGGAAATCTTGTTAAACAGGCCTCCAcatatcatttcttcctctttccaatcTCAAAGCCATTAGCCTTGTTCTCTCATCATGGTTCTTTGTAGGCCATTCAAAGGCTTTTAACAATCTCTCTccagacttagatgaactgatgctaagtgaagtaagcagaaccaggagatcattatacacttcgacaatgatattgtatgaggatgtattctgatggaagtggatttctttgacaaagagacctaactcagtttcaattgataaatgatggacagaagcagctacacccaaagaaagaacactgggaatcgaatgtgaactatttgcatttttgtttttcttcccgggttatttttaccttctgaatccaactctccctgtgcaataagagaactgttcggttctgcaaacatatattgtatctaggatatactgcaacatatctaacatatataggactgcttgccatctaggggagggggtggagggaggggaaaaaatcggaacagaagcgagtgcaagggataatgttgtaaaaaaaaattaccctggcatggattctgtcaatataaaataaaataaaataaaaacaatctatctacaatctttatgtctaaatgtatttcatttttatccccaTAGGCATTCTGTTCCACCTGAATATGTACAAGAACATCTCTAACTTCCATACCCCCGCAAAAACTGGAATTTTTGCCCTCCTAATGTACTTCTTGGAACCCAACCTCCCTTCAAGTCTTAGCTCAGGTGCCTTCTCCCATAGAAAACCTTTCTTAAATCCCCTCAAACTGTTAAGCCCTGTATCCAGGCCCCTGAAATTACTAGCTTTTTATTAACTgtatacattttttccccaatcccTTCCATTCCCAATCCAAGTAAAAGGTTTTGTAAAGCTTTGTGATGGTAATATGACTTATTAAGgattggaagagagaaaaaggaggtgaCAAAGGAGCATGCTCAATGCCTAAAACAATACTTTATATACaagaggagcttaataaatgtttgttgaattgagtttttATAAAATATGCAAACTGATCACAATGCTGAGAAATCTGGTTACTAATAAACTGAGCTA
Proteins encoded:
- the RAB11FIP2 gene encoding rab11 family-interacting protein 2 isoform X2, whose amino-acid sequence is MMLSEQAQKWFPTHVQVTVLQAKDLKPKGKSGTNDTYTIIQLGKEKYSTSVAEKTLDPVWKEEASFELPGLLMQGNPEKYILFLVVMHRSLVGLDKFLGQVAINLNDIFEDKQRRKTEWFRLESKQGKRAKDRGQIKVNIQFMRNNMTASMFDLSMKDKTRSPFAKLKDKMKGRKNDGTFSDTSSAIIPSTHMPDANTELSSSEIQMKSRPKKPFLLGPQRLSSAHSMSDLTASHVSSEKLKTTTIGHTHLFRRQLESFESVEESGSLKSPHRRTLSADTSKINQPDSIVDEGESSFGTQNDPFTNVTASLPQKFATLPRKKNPFEESSESWDSGMNLFSKPVEVKKENKREKREKVSLFERVTGKKDSRRSDKLSNGGSDSSCDLKSPNAFGENRPDYFDYDSTNPFTTNFRTTNMMPSSSFHMKPTNSEELRKILDSNPFDATAGYRSLTYEEVIQELVKHKELLKRKDTHIRELEDYIDNLLVRVMEETPSILRVPYEPSRKAGKFSKS